The region cgaagcgactcccatctgacctccgcaacctttgcaggggaacctaacccgtattggatcgatcatggttacacatacagttgcctgaatgtgcagatttgtAACCGAtgatttccctcaccgtaagaccattgattagtaggtatttaaactaatgtacacgACTACGTATTTCATACAGTTAACATGGTggcataatataaaaaatacatttattagcCCTGACTGCTTGTGAATTGACACGTCCTTGCAGAAAATGTCACTGTATATAGAAGGTTTATAAGTTTCTACAATTTGGGCGTTTTTTCTTTGCGTCCAGACCAGCGTGGAAGCTGAGGATATATCTATAATTCATTGATTAACCTCTTCTGATCTAAACCCACAGCAAAAATGGAGTGTGCGACGACGCAGAAGATGTCGTACCAGCCGGTGTGCGCGCCGGCGCCGCAGCGGCCGCCGTGGGCCTGCAAGGGGCAGTACCAGAAGCCCTGCCAGAGGGTACgtttactttgaaaataacatttttttataaactttgacTGAATTGACACGTACAAGATGTCAGACGAGACAATTGATGTCTGATGAGACAATAGGTGCCTAGCACATGTTGTCCGATGGAAGACTAGATATTTGACACGAGATGTCTGATAAAACACGTgatgttttacatttttacgaaattttcCACGATGACGGTTACTTGTGAAGGTCTATTtaatctgtgccaaatttcgtcaaaaattGTTCCGTTAatttttgacttttacaaatattggttttttatattatttagatatataaattaatttgtaacagctgaacgtggccttttatcagtctttgcaacactattggctatgtctaccccacaagagatatactagatacattgtttttatgtaggtatgtattgatTTGTATCTCAAAATTACGCTCTTGGCACGCTTATAAATGTCTGTTTAACTTGTTTGCTATAATCTGACCCAGCTGGAAGGCACCACGGTCTACCGCTCTTCGTTCCTGCCGCCCGGTGAAGACTGCACGGAGTACATGGACCCCTGCTCTTATGGGGATTGCAAACGTTAGTCAATTAATTTGTCCTTAAAgatgtatgaataaatataagaagttGGCAAGCTATCTGCCGTAAGGTGTCAAACAGGCTGTATGtttcgggctcgaccgccaaCATTGCGGCCTGCTAGCGTTGGAGGACGTTTTATGCTCCGTATCCGTAaaactttgcttgcgcgatttatcTTTGTTACCATTAGCTAATGTTGTTCTTGTTGATCTTTGAGAAGTCATATCCATGGAGACGactagaaatatttaaattcagtaaaaaaaataaaaactacaaaataaattgattccAAACTAACTCACTTTACGTATTTACACAGCTTGTGACTGCATCTGCCCAGCCGAATGCATCGCGACGGATCCGTGCGCTTGTAACTTCCCGAAAGCGGAGTGTTGCAGTTAGCGGCCATTTTGAAGccgttccaaattcaaaagtGGAAATGTCGACAAGATGGCGTCTGATTTGTCTCGCGTCGCCAGCAATGTGCCTGCGGACTGGACTTTAAATCCCAGTGAAAGGcggttatttttatattttgttgattttattttataaattgtgatttatttagaaatcGACAGTACCTTAGAATACGTTGCTAGAATAATTGTGTACTTTACTGGTAAAAGTGTACATATTATGTTAGTTTTACTTATGTGAAATTGTTTTCGAATcagtttaatacatattttataaaaataattagtttctttttatttgccgATTGCCTGCCTAAcactttattaaatactaaagTCTGCTGGTATATCTGTTGAAGTTTCATCCGAATTTTGACACTCCTGGGGTGTCGATTTGGGGATGTCCACTAAAATTTTTCAACATGAATTATTGCAAAACAATTGTTTATTCCTTGATTGTACATCACAGTTACTTCAGGATTTGAGATTCGAAATTAGAAGAGGgactttttaaaaatctcatagatttttataaaaaccacAAGTTCCACCCACGATTAGCTCTGATAACCATTCTCTTGGCACGCAAACCCCAggccaaaatatttaaaaagagacTATAGGtccgaaaaataaaaaacgaaaaataaataagttcgtAACTTgtgatacttatttaaatatacatccAGAGATCCAAGATCCGccatttagaaaaagttcgtttctcaacATGTCCtagccggaattcgaacccgttACCTACTGTAGCAGGCATTTGTGACTAAGATTGAAATGAAACAGGATCATCTACCTTGAGGTTAATTTATTGCCCTTTTAAGTTATTACAATGTACAAAAAGGTCTTTATAACTATACAGCGAATATATTCCAATCgactttttaagattttatgcAATTGTAAAATTTACGTATAGAGTAAATTCCTATTCATTGTAATATTACCGGAACCATTCTACCCGCTTTCTAGGAACGGAGCGACAGAGATGAAATTTGCGTGAGAGCAGGAATATTGTGAATTGGGAACGAAAATATGAAACACaggagaataaaaaaaaaacgacacTCGCACATTCTCCTGTGTTTCATATTTTCGTTCCcaattcacaatattaatcGATTGAAATATACTCGCTCAACAAAATACATTCGACACAACTGCTACTTGAGCCGCTGTAAAAGGGTAGAATTAAGCAAATTGGCCTGCTTGAGAGTTTGATTGCCATCTGTCAGCTCCGCACTGGGGAAGCTAGTGAGGAGGGAGAAGTTCTGCAGTTGGTAACTGGGCTCGGCGGTGGCCACGTATTGCCGGAGGTCGGCCACGGTGTGCGTGTGGTTGAACCGGCCGGTGAGGCGGCTGCCGTCCGCCAGGCGAAACTGGAAAGTGAAGTATAACAATTATTGcaagtataatatttatgtgccgtgtggttcccggcaccattacaaaaaagaatagaaccactccatctctttcccatggaggtcgtaaaaggcgactaagggatagacttataaatttgagattcctcttttaggcgatgggctagcaacctgtcactatttgaatctcaattctatcactaagccaaacagctgagagtggccaatcagtcttttcaagactggtggctctgtctaccccgctagggatatagacgtgatcatatgtatgtatgtataatatttattcaggttatttaaagttttaaacgTTGTATAAAGATACAATAATAACGTcgtccaaaaaaaataaaggtattaattaCAACCCACCATTTTAGAGTTTTCGGTGCAAAAGTGCCCGGAATACTTGCTACATTACCACGCTGGACAGCTATATACTTTGCACCAAGTCTGAGCGGGCGTCCCcagtctttttatttaatcggttaaatatataagtaaacaaaatagATTACAATTTCGTAGCGATACTTTGGGGCCGCTGAAGCGTCCCCGAAATTGAATCTTACGCGACGgcaataaagttaaaacttaatttcatACATTAATTTCAGAGAAGCAATATCAGTAGAAGTatccaaattatttttcttcttctaaaCTTAAACCGAGCGACGCGCTGATTGGCTGCACTGTCGCTGGCCAGCGACAGTTAAAAGAAGTAAGATAGGGTAGCAAATCGAGATATCAGAAGTGGTATAAGCTATCGAATAAGGTggaatcactacatagtataaaacaaagtcgctattttagtctgtttgtctgtatgcttaaatctttaaaattacgcaacggattttgatgcggttttttgtaacaggtagagtgattcaagaggaaggtttttatgtataataacattcataattttgcacccgtgcgaagccggggcgggtcgctagtcagTTATAAACATACCTGTATGGTGGTTTGAGGAGCGTTATCGTCCAATCGCACGGCGTCTTGGGCGGCGCGCTGGTTGGCGGAGCGGTCGCTGGCGGCCGCCGCCACGGGGGCCGTCGCGCCCACTGTGGCCGGCGTAGGACTGacacatacattaataaaattaatagggGAAAAGTTTTATATGGATGTTCAAATGGATTTATATGGATAGCAGCAATAGTTTTCGCGTGTTGCTCGTATAAACGGCCGAGACTAGGTTGGTCTTATAACGTTCCCTGTATCGATATTTtgccaatattttataaataaaaacatcggTCAGTAACTATTTCATTCGCACTTATAatagtgaaaatatttatattttctgtatGCATGTaacgaaaaaactgaaaactaTTGAAACGATTTTCATCAAATTAACAGAGAtagcacagatatagaatagaacttCGGAAGTAACATAAACTTcgttttttatagaaattccCAGGGGAGCAAAGTCCCGCGCAAAAgctaattatatgtatagtacatttatatatacaatctGGCCTACAttcattacggggtagacagaaccaacagtctcgaaaaaaccgATAGGTCACGCTCAGCTATCTGAGTCAATAATAgagttgaaattcaaatagtgaatgtATAGTGTATAGACGTAGGGAAAGAGACGGATGGAGTATTACTATAGGGCCAAATGAAGCACTAATAGTATAGCCGGCTCACTGTGTATTACACATCTGACGCATATTGCGCATAGTGGTTGCGGGTGGTGGTGTGGGTGTGGGTGTGGGTGcgggtgtgtgtgtgtgtgtgtgcgtgtgcGCCCCACCTGCCCAGCATGTGGCCGGCGCCGGAGaaggcggcgcgcgcggcggccCGCGGGCTGGGCTCGAGGCGGCGGTCCTCCAGGCTCACGCGCACCgagccgccgcccgcgccgcgcgccAGCTCCGCCGGGATTTCGCTACAAACATCATCATATATTGTGtgtgtattctctcgtccacattctattataagtttaattgatattgtcaagttgacgttgttgaagaaaatgctgcaatgcagtttgttaccgcttcttctgcactgacgccttggaagcgacagtaaacttagttttaagtaatttatttgacgtcaaccaatgttgttaaaccatacgttttgacaattattaagcgatatgaagtatctcctatagttatgaataaaaaaacaataacataacattGACGTTATAGTAACTTGATATTAGTTTTAaacttcataaataaaaaaatcgtcggtaaaaattgattaagcttgacttaatgatagaattgagattcaaatagcgacaggttgctagcccatcacctaaaagaggaatcctaaatttataagcctttccttagtcgccttttacggcatctatgttaagagtggttctattctaaaaagttccgggaaccacacaacagTTAACAGTTGAACAATTTAATACAATtctgaataaacattttttatccaTCCATGTTAGATTGGTTCTACATATTCTaaaaagtgccgggaaccacaccggGCAGTCACATTTTAACAATTCAATACTTCCAAATAaacatattgtattttaattttaaacaaactcACCCCCTCCTGATACAAAACAGGAACTCGCTATTATCAGGGTCGGTGTATAGCCGCAGCGGGCCGTCGTCCACAGTGAACCCCTCGCGGTATAGGCGGAGGCGGACGGAACGCGACGTAGGCTAGAACGacaatgatataattattgttttagtgCATTGCTACAATTTTAAGTCTGTATGTTCGTCTGTTCCGCTTTAACAGTTTAACCGCTGGATCGATTCGAATGAAATTTGGATAGGATATAGAATAGACATTCgggagtaacataggctatGAGCGAAGCACcccgcaaaagctagttaaataCATAGATGGACTAGCTTATGCCTGCAACTTTGTCCAAGTAGTTTCGTCATTgcacaacatattttttttatttatgttacatatatataattaagacattataaagataattagTATTGTATTATACAGTACAGTAAATGTACTGCGcagtattgtattgtattgtattgtattgtacgcACCTGATCTTGCGCTGCGTTAGCAGGAGTCACTGGTTCGTGATCGTCCGCCGTCTGACCTGCACACATAGTAATGTGACATCAAACAATAACCTACTACCCTTAATtagtacaaatattaattagtacaaatatacctacctatgccATAAACctgttcattcattcatgttttttaatgtagaaaatgtgcattcgtccacgatttagatttaagagatctatgtatatttgtaaatctacatagaatatttgtaaatcgactggtgaaaatgctgcagtgtaatttgttccgccgcttcttctacacatgcgctttggtagtagtagtagttataatcaGATttgagtgatgtgacgtcaataagtgataccttttatcctattttggaaataaatctattctattctaccaatgactcttttctgagttatgtaggtacttacatcaGTTTCAGtgctaaccaatgctcttacggtgaaggaacatacatacatataatcacgtccatacctattccttgcggagtagacgcGTAATGGGACAGCGCACTACCGCAGCGGCACGGACGccgacataaatattttaaatgaatgttttcagaatttattcattaataagtgttaattaatacatacatacatatggtcacatctatatcccttgcggggtagacagagtcttgaaaagactaaatggccacgttcagctgttcggcttaatgacagaattgagattcaaacagtgactggttgctatcccatagcccaaaagagaaatcccaagtttatatcttCGTCAAtatttacgaaatccatgggagagagatggaatggtccttttttttttttgtattggtgccgggaaccaatcGGCACACGGAtaaggaaacttgcacattcaagccaatagatgtgtaaccatgatctaatatGGTCAAGTTTCCCTTGCAAAGTCTGTGGAGGTCATAAAATAGTTTGCTTCATGTACAAACCTGACTCGCACACTCCAGGATCTTGGTCAAAAGCAACTTaacattctattttattctattctattcaaaggcgcaccccgggctctcCCGGAGGGATGAGGATGTAGTAACGACTAACGTCAGAAGGAAGAAGTGTAAACATTCATACCCAGTCTATATCCGACTCCAGAAAACAGTTCACCGCGGCCTCTACTGGTAGACGTTGGTTCGTCTTCAAACACAACAGCGCCGCgtctgaaatataaatataattaatataaatcaattaacacgccgtgtggttcccggcaccaatacaaaaaagaataggacactccatctctttcccacggatgtcgtaaaaggcgactaaaggataggcttacaaacttgggattctttttttttttgggcgatgggctagcaacctgtcactgtttgaatctcaattctatcattaagccaaatagctgaacgtggccattcagtcttttcaagacttggctctgtctaccccgcaagggatatagacgtgaccatatgtatgttaattaataaaagaatttattcattaataaatgttaattaac is a window of Amyelois transitella isolate CPQ chromosome 26, ilAmyTran1.1, whole genome shotgun sequence DNA encoding:
- the LOC106138482 gene encoding NSFL1 cofactor p47 isoform X2 — its product is MESPPGSPERPHKKDKKKSSSKFATLDSLQQESSSDEEEGQAFYAGGSERSGQQIIGPGKARKDIVTEMFKSVRERGAVVFEDEPTSTSRGRGELFSGVGYRLGQTADDHEPVTPANAAQDQPTSRSVRLRLYREGFTVDDGPLRLYTDPDNSEFLFCIRRGEIPAELARGAGGGSVRVSLEDRRLEPSPRAAARAAFSGAGHMLGSPTPATVGATAPVAAAASDRSANQRAAQDAVRLDDNAPQTTIQFRLADGSRLTGRFNHTHTVADLRQYVATAEPSYQLQNFSLLTSFPSAELTDGNQTLKQANLLNSTLLQRLK
- the LOC106138482 gene encoding NSFL1 cofactor p47 isoform X1; its protein translation is MSNNEDTLKQFCDVTGADETRSRFFLESSNWQLEVALSSFYEHGGNIEEAPVANTATPASLPTLVDSDMESPPGSPERPHKKDKKKSSSKFATLDSLQQESSSDEEEGQAFYAGGSERSGQQIIGPGKARKDIVTEMFKSVRERGAVVFEDEPTSTSRGRGELFSGVGYRLGQTADDHEPVTPANAAQDQPTSRSVRLRLYREGFTVDDGPLRLYTDPDNSEFLFCIRRGEIPAELARGAGGGSVRVSLEDRRLEPSPRAAARAAFSGAGHMLGSPTPATVGATAPVAAAASDRSANQRAAQDAVRLDDNAPQTTIQFRLADGSRLTGRFNHTHTVADLRQYVATAEPSYQLQNFSLLTSFPSAELTDGNQTLKQANLLNSTLLQRLK